The Populus alba chromosome 6, ASM523922v2, whole genome shotgun sequence genome contains a region encoding:
- the LOC118048193 gene encoding putative homeobox-leucine zipper protein ATHB-51 yields MNMDNMDWNGSFRSFVSRPDQTSFNFLYNYTYDPQYPGMDMKHPTILAENAPNRFVPSTALDKITSYGSQEKKKRLTSDQLESLEKSFQEEIKLDPDRKMKLSRELGLQPRQIAVWFQNRRARWKAKQLERLYDNLKQEFDSVSKEKQKLQEEVMKLKAVVREQATRKQVSTAGYTEISGEETVESTSVAAASRKLRGHSHHQNNAEHCNYLLNVDEYNPVSSPYWALLPSYPQ; encoded by the exons ATGAATATGGATAATATGGATTGGAATGGCAGCTTCAGAAGCTTCGTTTCTCGACCAGATCAGACTTCCTTTAACTTCCTCTACAACTATACCTATGACCCGCAGTATCCAG GCATGGACATGAAGCACCCGACAATATTAGCAGAAAATGCACCCAACAGATTCGTCCCAAGTACCGCTCTGGACAAGATCACCAGCTATGGGagtcaagagaagaagaagcgaTTGACAAGTGACCAGCTAGAGTCGCTGGAGAAGAGCTTTCAAGAAGAGATCAAGCTGGATCCTGATAGGAAAATGAAGCTGTCTCGTGAACTAGGGCTCCAGCCCAGGCAGATTGCTGTTTGGTTCCAGAATAGACGTGCTAGATGGAAAGCTAAACAGCTCGAGCGCTTATATGACAACCTTAAGCAGGAGTTTGATTCTGTGTCCAAAGAGAAACAGAAGCTTCAGGAAGAG GTAATGAAGCTGAAAGCAGTGGTGAGAGAACAAGCCACGAGGAAGCAGGTCTCAACAGCAGGGTACACAGAGATATCAGGGGAAGAGACAGTAGAAAGCACATCAGTTGCCGCAGCAAGTCGCAAGCTACGAGGACACAGTCACCACCAGAACAACGCAGAACACTGCAACTATCTTCTCAATGTGGATGAATACAACCCAGTTTCATCTCCTTACTGGGCTCTTTTGCCATCTTATCCTCAATAA